The nucleotide window CTTCGCCGACGACCGGTTCCTGGACGAGCAGACCAGCCGGGTGTGGATCCACGGTGACCTGCACGCGGAGAACTTCGGCACCTACATGAACGCCTCCGGGCAGCTGGTGTTCAACGTCAACGACTTCGACGAGGCGTACGTCGGGCCGTTCACCTGGGACCTGCGCCGGCTCGCGGCCAGCGTGGCGCTGCTCGGCTACGGCAAGGCGCTCTCCGACACGGCGATCGGGGAACTGGTGGCCGGGTTCGCCCGGTCGTACCTGACCGAACTGCGGGCCATCGCCGCCGGCGGTGACGACGCGATCGGCTCGATCACCCTTGACAACGCCGACGGGGTGCTGCGCCGGGTGCTCCAGCGGGCCCGGCTCAACACCCGCGTCGACCTGCTCGCCGCGCAGACCACCATCGACAACTACGAGCGACGCTTCTCCGTCGGCGACGGGGTCTTCGAGATCGACGACGCCACCCGGGACCTGGTCAGCGCCGCCTTCCTGGACTACCTGGGCACCCTGCCAACCGCCTCGACGCAGCTCCGCCCGGTGGCGGCGCGGATCAAGGACGTGGTGCTGCGCAAGGGGGTGGGCATCGGCTCGGCCGGGCTACCGTCGTACAACCTGCTGCTGGAGGGGCACACCCAGGCACTGGAGAACGATGTCGTCATCTACATGAAGCAGGCGCAGGTGCCGGCCGTGGCGCGGTACGTCACCGACGAGTCGGTCCGTGGCTACTTCCAGCACCAGGGGCACCGGACCGCCGAGTCGCAGCGGGCGTTGCAGGCGCACGCCGACCCGTGGCTGGGCTTCACCGAGCTGAACGGGACCGGTCAGCTCGTCGCCGAGGTCTCCCCGTACGCCGCCGACCTGGACTGGTCGGACGTGAACGAGCCGGAGGAGCTGACCGGGGTTCTCGTCGACCTTGGCCGGGCGGTGGCCCGGATGCATTCGGTGGCCGACGACGAATCCAGTCACGACCTGGTGGACTACTCCACCGAGGAGGCGATCGTCGCGGCGGTGGACACCGACGAGCCGGGTTTCGTCGCCCACCTGGTGGACTTCGCGCACGCGTACGGGGTGCGCGCCCGCCAGGACCATCAGCTCTTCGTCGACCTGTTCCGCAACGGTCGGCTGCCGGGCCTCTGATCGGGCGCGGCGTCGCTCAGGACGCGAACTCCAGCACCACCTTGATGTCGTCCGGCCCGGGGGTGTACGCGTCGGCGTACCGGTTCACCGGCACCCGCCGGGTGATCAGCGACTCGAGCCAGACCTGGTCGGCGCGGGCGAGTGCCTGCGCGGCCATGTTCCAGTGCCGGCGGTTGGCGTTCACCGAGCCGAACACCACGTTGTTCTCCAGCACCAACGCCCGGTTGAGAGCCCCGGCGTCGAAGTCGATGCTCCGGCCACCGCTGGACACCCCGGCCAGGCAGACGATCCCGGTCGGGGCCGCCTTGCACATGACGTCGAGGACCACAGTGGGTGCACCCGTGCACTCGATCACCACGTCCGGCTCGAAGGGCAGGTCGTTGACCGGCACCGTGTGGTAGGTGGCGCCGAGCCCGGCGACCAGCTCCGGCTTGGGCCCCTCGGTGTTCCGGTCCAGCACGTGGACGGTGAGGCCACGCTGGGTGCCGAGCAACGCGGCCAGCAGCCCGATCGGCCCGGCCCCGGTCACCAGGACGGTCTGCGGCTGCCACTCGGCCCGGTGCCCGATCCGTTCGATGTGGTCCCACGCCTTCGCCACCACACTTGTCGGCTCCAGCAGCACACCGACCTGGGCCAGCGCCGGGTCGAGCCCGACCGCGAACCGCGGTTCGACCCGCCAGCGGTCCCGGGCGAACCCGGCAAGTCCCTTGATGCCGTGTTCGGTGTACTGACCGTTGCGGCACATGTCCCACTCGCCTACCGCGCAGTTCGAGCAGGGCACCGGATCGGGATACCTGACGATCCCGGCCACCAGGTCACCGGGTCGCAGGGTGCCGCTGGAATCCTCGATCACCCGACCCAGTGACTCGTGCCCAATGACCAGGCGGTCCGCACCCGGCGGCGCCTCGCCGTACTCCCCGGCGATGATCTCGTGGTCGGTGCCGCAGATCCCCACCGCCAGCGCCTCGACCAGGACAGAACCCTCCTCGGCAGCCGGCTCCGGCTGATCCTCGACGAGGCTCAGCGAGTTGGCGACCCCTGGTCTCACTGTCACAGCGCGCACGCCCTCATCTTTCCCCGCCGAGACGTGCGCCGCGCGCAAAGCCGGCAGATCGCCGGGGATCGGCGGCGGCCAGGCGCGGGGCCGGCCGGCACTAGGATCAGCGGCATGACTCCCGAAGAGGTCGGCGCTCGACTGGTCGCGCTGCTCGCGCCGGTCGAGGCGACCCCGTCGGTCTCCGGCGGGCAACGGTTCGCCCGGGCCACCGTCGACGTCCCGCCCGCGAGTTGGCTGACAGCGGTTTCCGTCGCCCGTGACGATGCCGAGCTGGCCTGCGACTTCTTCGACTGGCTCTCCGCCGTCGACGAGTTGGCCGAGGGCTTCGACGTGGTGGCGCACCTCTGGTCGACGCGACTGCGCCACGGCCTGCTGCTGCGTACCCGGTTGCCGCGCGGCGCGCCCACTGTCGCCTCGGTCGTCGACATCTACCCCGGCGCCGCCTGGCACGAGCGGGAGACGCACGAGATGTTCGGCATCGACTTCGCCGGCCACGGGGAACTGCTGCCGCTGCTGCTGCCCCCGGAGTTCGAGGGCCACCCGCTGCGTAAGGAGTTCGTGCTCGCGTCCCGCGTGGCCAAACCCTGGCCGGGTGCGAAGGAACCGGGCGAGTCCGAGGCCGGCGGCGGGCGTCGACCGATCCGCCCGCCCGGTGTCCCCGCTCCGGGCGAGTGGGGGCCCACGCCCACCCCGGCCGGCGCAGGTGGCGTGGGGGAGGGCCCGCGTGGCGGCACCCCGGCCAGACCGGCCCGTGAGCGTCCGGCGCGGCCCGCCCCGGGGGCCCGTCCGGCGCGTACTCCCGGGCCTGCCGGCACCGCCGACGCCCCGGCCCCCGCCGACCAGCCCGCGCCCGACGTTGGCTCGGCCGGTGAGCCTGCGCCCGGCGTTGGCCCGGCCGACCAGCCTGCGCCCGGCGCAGGCCGGGCCGATCAGCCCGCGCCCGGCGCGACCGCAACTGACAAGCCTGGTGCAGGCTCGGCCGGCCCGGCCGCATCGGGTGGCGAGCCGATCGCGGACCCGCCGGGCCGCGATGGCCGGGGCGACCACGACGGGGGTACGGCCTGATGCCGCTCTGGGTGGAACTGGTGCTCCGGGTCGGCGGCGTGGTTGTCGCGTTCCTCACCCTGCCGTTGCTTGTCGGCCAGGCCGAGCACAAGGTGATGGCGCACATGCAGGGCCGGCTCGGCCCGATGTACGCGGGTGGCTTCCACGGTTGGGCGCAGCTCGTCGCCGACGGGGTCAAGTTCGTGCAGAAGGAGGACATCACGCCGCGCGAGGCGGACCGGGCGGTGTTCCGGCTGGCGCCGGCGGTGGCCCTGGTGCCCTACCTGCTGGTGTTGCTGGTCATCCCGCTCGGTCCGAACGACCTGGTCGGGCAACCATTGGACATCGGCCTCTTCTTCGTGCTGGCCGTGGTCGGCGTCGGCGTGGTGGCGGTGCTGATGTCGGCGTGGGCGTCGGCCAACAAGTACAGCCTGCTGGGCGGGCTGCGCGGGGCCGCCCAGTTGCTCGGTTACGAGCTGCCGCTGGTGCTGGCCGCCGCGTCGGTGGCGATGGCGGCCGGCACGCTCAGCCTGTCGGGCATCGTCGAGGCGTGGCAGCCGTGGTGGCTGCTCTGGCAGGCACCTGCGATGATCATTTTCTTCGTCGCCGGGCTGGCCGAGATCCGCCGGCCACCGTTCGACATGCCGGTGGCCGACTCGGAGCTGGTCTTCGGCTACATGACCGAGTACACCGGTCTGCGGTTCGCGTTCTTCCTGCTCGCCGAGTACGTCGGCATCGTGGTGATCGCCGCGTTGACCACTGTGTTGTTCCTGGGCGGTTGGCAGGGCCCGTTCGCCGACGACCAGCTGGGCTGGCTCTGGACGCTGCTCAAGATCTTCGCGGTCTCCTTCGTGATCATCTGGCTCCGGGTCTCCTACCCCCGGCTACGCGAGGACCAGCTGCAACGCCTCTGCTGGCTGGTCCTGGTGCCAGCATCCCTGGCGCAGTTGGTCCTAACCGCAGCTGTCCGCCTAGCCCTGTAGACCCCCCCGCCCTCCCGCGCCGATCTTGCACTTTCTGTCCCGACGAACATGGCCCAAGTGGGGCATCTCGACATCGGAAAGTGCAAGATCGGCGCGAGCGTGAGGGGCGCGCTACGCGGCGGGGGCGGTTAGCGCAGCGGGGTGTGTGCCGGGTCTACCGGCTCTTTCGGGGGTGGGGGTGGGGTGCCGTCGCCGAAGGGGCGGCCACCCAGCGCCTCCCGGCCGTGCGGGGTGAGCCAGTTGGACAGGTCGGGGCCGAGCGGAACGATCCCGGTCGGGTTGATGTCGCGGTGCACCTCGTAGTAGTGCCGCTTGATGTGGTCGAAGTCGATGGTGTCGCCGAAACCGGGAGTCTGGAACAGGTCCCGGGTGTACGCCCACAGCACCGGCATCTCGCTCAGCTTCTGCCGGTTGCACTTGAAGTGGCCGTGGTAGACCGGGTCGAAGCGGACCAGCGTGGTGAACAGCCGTACGTCAGCCTCGGTGATGGTGTCGCCGACCAGGTAACGCTGGTCGGTCAACCGCTCG belongs to Micromonospora ureilytica and includes:
- a CDS encoding DUF2252 domain-containing protein — translated: MSSSADQRSAHIVDVLTEEFGASMAIDPAAFRRKFRKMAASPFAFYRGSAALFYADQLGDFADDRFLDEQTSRVWIHGDLHAENFGTYMNASGQLVFNVNDFDEAYVGPFTWDLRRLAASVALLGYGKALSDTAIGELVAGFARSYLTELRAIAAGGDDAIGSITLDNADGVLRRVLQRARLNTRVDLLAAQTTIDNYERRFSVGDGVFEIDDATRDLVSAAFLDYLGTLPTASTQLRPVAARIKDVVLRKGVGIGSAGLPSYNLLLEGHTQALENDVVIYMKQAQVPAVARYVTDESVRGYFQHQGHRTAESQRALQAHADPWLGFTELNGTGQLVAEVSPYAADLDWSDVNEPEELTGVLVDLGRAVARMHSVADDESSHDLVDYSTEEAIVAAVDTDEPGFVAHLVDFAHAYGVRARQDHQLFVDLFRNGRLPGL
- a CDS encoding glucose 1-dehydrogenase, with amino-acid sequence MRAVTVRPGVANSLSLVEDQPEPAAEEGSVLVEALAVGICGTDHEIIAGEYGEAPPGADRLVIGHESLGRVIEDSSGTLRPGDLVAGIVRYPDPVPCSNCAVGEWDMCRNGQYTEHGIKGLAGFARDRWRVEPRFAVGLDPALAQVGVLLEPTSVVAKAWDHIERIGHRAEWQPQTVLVTGAGPIGLLAALLGTQRGLTVHVLDRNTEGPKPELVAGLGATYHTVPVNDLPFEPDVVIECTGAPTVVLDVMCKAAPTGIVCLAGVSSGGRSIDFDAGALNRALVLENNVVFGSVNANRRHWNMAAQALARADQVWLESLITRRVPVNRYADAYTPGPDDIKVVLEFAS
- a CDS encoding complex I subunit 1/NuoH family protein translates to MPLWVELVLRVGGVVVAFLTLPLLVGQAEHKVMAHMQGRLGPMYAGGFHGWAQLVADGVKFVQKEDITPREADRAVFRLAPAVALVPYLLVLLVIPLGPNDLVGQPLDIGLFFVLAVVGVGVVAVLMSAWASANKYSLLGGLRGAAQLLGYELPLVLAAASVAMAAGTLSLSGIVEAWQPWWLLWQAPAMIIFFVAGLAEIRRPPFDMPVADSELVFGYMTEYTGLRFAFFLLAEYVGIVVIAALTTVLFLGGWQGPFADDQLGWLWTLLKIFAVSFVIIWLRVSYPRLREDQLQRLCWLVLVPASLAQLVLTAAVRLAL